In the Mauremys mutica isolate MM-2020 ecotype Southern chromosome 13, ASM2049712v1, whole genome shotgun sequence genome, one interval contains:
- the LOC123347809 gene encoding olfactory receptor 6M1-like: protein MLFFIILVVAMIGNSIIITLICTDYRLQTPIYFFLCILSLIEILMTMTVVLKMLENFLSERKTISFYGCLAQSYFYFLLGISEYVLLAMMSYDHYVAMCYPLSYSTIINGKVCVWLVVRSWMGGFFSILVPTVIKLGLPYCGPNIINHFFCDSAPLLHLACADIQLVEFIDFNISPPVLLGSLLLTVISYMYIICTIIRIPSAKGRQKAFSTCASHFTVVTICYGTSIFIYVRPSQASSMNLNKVAALVTTAVTPMLNPFIFSPRNQKVKEALRHSIAKCLGLIEHTV, encoded by the coding sequence ATGCTTTTCTTCATCATCCTTGTAGTGGCAATGATTGGGAACTCCATCATCATCACCTTAATATGCACTGACTACCGCCTGCAGACTCCcatttatttcttcctctgcatcCTGTCCCTCATTGAAATCCTCATGACTATGACTGTGGTCCTGAAAATGCTGGAGAACTTCCTATCAGAGAGGAAGACCATCTCCTTTTATGGGTGCCTGGCTCAATCCTACTTCTATTTCTTGCTGGGAATCTCCGAGTATGTCCTGTTGGCCATGATGTCCTATGATCATTACGTGGCCATGTGTTACCCACTGAGCTACAGCACCATCATTAATGGAAAGGTCTGCGTCTGGCTGGTGGTGAGGTCATGGATGGGGGGATTCTTCTCTATCTTGGTTCCTACCGTGATCAAACTTGGACTGCCCTACTGTGGCCCCAACATcatcaaccatttcttctgtgacagtGCCCCCTTGTTGCACCTCGCCTGTGCTGACATCCAGCTGGTGGAATTCATTGATTTCAACATCTCGCCGCCTGTGTTGCTAGGGTCCCTGCTGCTGACCGTCATCTCCTATATGTATATTATCTGCACCATCATCCGGATCCCATCTGCCAAGGGCAGGCAGAAAGCTttctccacctgtgcctctcatTTCACCGTGGTCACCATCTGCTACGGCACCTCCATCTTCATCTACGTCAGGCCCTCGCAAGCCAGCTCCATGAACCTCAACAAGGTCGCCGCTCTGGTGACCACTGCAGTGACCCCTATGCTCAACCCATTCATATTCAGCCCCAGGAACCAGAAGGTCAAGGAGGCATTGAGACACTCAATCGCCAAGTGCCTGGGGCTCATCGAACACACAGTCTGA
- the LOC123348795 gene encoding olfactory receptor 11L1-like, giving the protein MADTEEGNQTSITEFILLGFGNLPELQTLLFLLFLVIYIVTIVGNILILALVVSVQNLHTPMYFFLGNLSCLEICYTSVILPRLLSSFLTGNKTISVTACFVQFYFFGCLAATECFLLSAMSYDRYLAICKPLYYTTRMNDRFCLQLAIGSWVSGSLAIATLTVLLSQLTFCDSNGIDYFFCDFTPIVKLACSDTHLLEVTAFVSSSIFTLPPFLLTLASYIHIIAAILRIPSTTGRQKAFSTCSSHLSVVTIYYGSLIIVYMLPDSNRLRSLNKVFSGFYTILTPLVNPLIYSLRNNAVKEALWKALSKLVPVTRI; this is encoded by the coding sequence ATGGCAGACACAGAAGAGGGAAATCAAACAtccatcacagaattcatcctcctgggatttggaAATCTCCCGGAGCTGCAgactcttctcttcctcctctttctaGTGATCTACATTGTGACCATAGTTGGGAACATCCTCATCCTGGCGCTGGTTGTATCTGTTCAgaaccttcacacccccatgtactttttcttgggaaacttgtcctgcttggagatcTGCTACACCTCAGTAATCCTGCCCAGGTTGCTGTCAAGTTTCCTGACTGGCAACAAGACTATTTCTGTTACTGCTTGTTTTGTACAATTTTATTTCTTTGGATGCTTAGCAGCTACTGAATGTTTTCTCTTGTCTGCAATGTcgtatgatcggtatttagcaatCTGCAAACCCCTGTACTACACCACCCGTATGAATGACAGGTTCTGCCTCCAGCTGGCGATTGGCTCTTGGGTAAGTGGCTCCCTAGCGATTGCCACATTGACAGTGTTGTTGTCACAGTTGACTTTCTGTGACTCCAATGGAATCGACTatttcttttgtgatttcacCCCCATAGTAAAACTCGCCTGCAGTGACACTCACCTTCTGGAAGTTACTGCTTTCGTATCTTCCTCCATATTCACCCTGCCCCCATTTCTATTGACCTTGGCATCCTATATTCATATCATTGCTGCCATCCTGCGAATCCCCTCCACCAccgggaggcaaaaggccttttccacctgctcctcccacctcagcGTGGTGACAATTTACTATGGATCCCTAATCATTGTGTACATGCTCCCAGACTCCAACAGGCTGAGATCCCTGAACAAAGTGTTCTCTGGCTTCTACACCATCTTGACTCCCCTGGTTAACCCCCTGATATACAGCTTGAGAAACAACGCGGTGAAGGAGGCCCTGTGGAAAGCTCTCAGTAAATTGGTGCCCGTCACAAGAATTTAG